The stretch of DNA tcatcatcctcatcatcccgTGTACCGGAGAAACGGACGCTAATGTAACACTGCGCGTCTCCGCTGACGCTGCGCCGCTGCACATCCGCGCACGGCTGCACCGCGACAGTTCGCAGAGACGTGCTGCTCTCCTCTCGCACTCGCGCTCGAGCCTCAGTGGGGTCTGTACCGCACGCTCCTCCACAATGGAGACTAAACCGGTCATCACCTGCCTGAAAACCCTCCTCATCGTGTACTCCTTCGTCTTCTGGGTACgtagcttgtccttctcctcGTGATAACGTCATCCTCCACACTGTGtgatgaaggggggggggggggcatcgtgCAGCTGGAATGTGGATATCACTTCAAAATGAAGCTCTCTGCGTTCGAAATGTGCATTTTAATCGCCCTGCGTTATGTAACTGGTGCTCAGGTTGCACATATTATGGGCTGCGCAGCGGTGAGCGGTGTCTCCACATAGCACACGCACGTAGGCGCCGGGGTTGTTGTCGGTTAGCGCGGAAGAGCACGGGAACATCTCGATGTACCAGCgtgtggggagagagagacccgGCGGTACGGGCCTCGTCCGCGGGATGGGACGAGGCCCCGGTTGAAGCCCCGGTGTCTCCAGGTTCTGGGGCCGTTGCTTTAGATGTCTTAAAGGGACCCCGCCGATAAAGCAGAACCCCTATTGGTTCCTACGGGAACACGGTAACGGATCCCAATTGTCTTAAACGGAGTGTCTAGAAAAACAGAATCACTAGAACAGTCGGGGAAGAAGCACTActtagatcttttttttatttaataaaaaaaaattatattaatagGGACTTCATTGCAAATGGAAGTCCTGCATTCTAATAGGCTACACAAGTACCATCACCAAATGTGTCTCAAGTAAAGTTACTCATTTCCCAGCATAGTGGCCCCCCTGTGAGTACTTCTCATATTTGATGATTATTACCAAAGCATTAAGGTGCAAGTGCTTTCTTTATATGTTGTAGCTGGTCTAGAGGAGCAATAACACAGTGTACACATACACTATTACAAGTAAAGGTCCTGCATTCCAAAATCTCACGTCAGCAAAAGTATAGAAGTATTATCATCAAAATGTACTTCAAATGTACCCAAAGTAAAGTTACTCATTATGCAGATTGACTCATATTTCATATTACATCACTGGATTATGATTATCGATGCGTTAATGTGTCAGAATCacctttaatgttgcagctggttaAATTGgggtatttttttgtttgcatatttCTCATACACTGTAGCTTAATCCAACATAATATGTTGTATTAATCTGGATCTCCAAAGTAACAAGAAAGCTAATGTTGTCAGatataaatgtagtggagtaaaaaaaagtccaacaTTGGCTTTCAAAAGGAGGTGGAGTATCAGTAGAAAGTAGCACAGAATGGGAATACTCAAGTACCTCAAAGTTctactttaaatacagtacttGAGTTAATGTCCTTTTAACCACTGCACTTGAACCATGTTATGTAAATGCCCGGTCTCCatactttactttaaatgtcCATTAATGAGGAGACACAACATGTTTTGGCTTTacttttcctttgtgttgtttgaTGCAGCACTGTATAGATTAGAGCTGTATAGATTAGAGCTGCAAATAAAAGTGATATGAATTATCGATTCATCTGTGTCAGGAATCCTTTGGTTTTAGATTACAAAATAGCTATAAAATGCTGACCTCAATCTTCTGAAGCCCATATAAAATATGTAGTTTGTCTAAaccccaaagatattcagtttagaACGTAAGATGAGTTCAAGAATCAAGTCCTCACATTTGACAAGCTGGATCCAAGAAATGTGGGGATATTTTTTGCTTGAATAGTTGCGAGTGTATCTAATATTTTGTCTctaaagaaaagaggaggggcTACGCGCAAGCTTGTGTTTGACGTACAGACATCCATGTGAACTAAGAACAGGTAACCATTTGGGGGGGATCTTGCAAATATCAGTGTGGAATATAcctctctgtttttgttctgcAACCGGTGGCCTGCTGGCGTTGGACGTGTGCACTGACCACCTTCTCTGCGTGGTATTTCATCCACCACATTTACATACTgagcaaagaaacacaagacacGCCCTACAATATCAAGCAAAACACACCACACAAGGCCTCCTATTGTACCAAAGAGTTGAATCAATACCTCTGGAGGATGTTTGTTTGCCAAGGTTGGAAAGCCTGGCTCTGATTTGAAATACATGAAAATGCAGTAATGCTCAGTAAGCAAGCCGTAATAAAACAACACTCATGTGAAGAAGAGTTTGATATTTTCACTGTAATTAAAGCTCTTTGTAATAAGTGTCCTCAGGATTTGAGCCAGCATATCACTTCAGAGAGCATCTCTCAAGCCAAATACATTTGCTCCCATTCATGTGCTGAATTACTTTGGAGATTTAGAAGTGAAATAGTTTTCCTTATTCCCTGTTTGGCTTAGAGGGGTTTGGCTTGTTTACCTTTTGATGGCCAGCTGATCGCACATAATCATAGCGTCCTTGCAGACAACAATATGACTATTATAACCTCAGTGTGTCTGACTGACAAGCAGTTGTTGACTGTACATTTGGGTTATAGCAGGATTCCTGAACACAGCCAGACGCAGCAAGGCCACACGCTAAGAAACAACAGTGCTAGAACCTCATAGGGTTCTTCGGCTTGTAGAaccttttaatacattttaccTGAAACCCCTTCAGAGGGTTCTACCTAAAACTCAACATAAAGGGTTATACCTACAACCATCTGTGAAAGGTTCCACCCAGCACCCCCAATGAGAGGGTTCCCCTCTATGGGGTAATGGTTCCACCTGGAACCctctctgttttaaaaaaaaacaacccttttCCACCTTTTAACGGTGCTAATAACAATCCGCCCATGGGGTTCTACCGAGAtcccttttatattccaagggtttcatctagaaccccaACCTCTTTATACTCCCTTTTACATCAAATTGATCTTTCTCCATCCAAACCATGATTTAGTTTAACAGGTTGGCCTGGGTTCATGTGAACCACGTCCAGCAGCGTTGAACCACATGAGGCACCTAAAGGGTCAGGATGCATGTGCTAGCATGGATCCATTCAGGGGGTTCTACCGAGTACCCTTATTTCAATGCTTTCttctagaacccacccagggttCATGAGGCTCCGAAAGGGAGGGGACTGAtgtggtgggctacagcagaACCCACAACAATCATGGTCCTCAATCACAGGAGGATCCTTTAAAATCCATGCATTCATCAATTCTTGAAGAGCTCTTTCTTCCAAAAAAGGGTTCTTTGGATGACACAGGTTCCTAATGGAAAGGACCGTTGTAAAACCCTGGTTGTGTTCGAAATCCTTCACTCATTCACGACTCCCTACTCAAAATCCAGGAGGATATGAAATAGGGTATAATAATTCTCTCTATACATTCAGACAGCACTACAAACTGACCCACTGAGTGATTTCGGACACGGTCCCTTTCTTCAAAACTAAATGGTTGATGGTAGAACCTCAGCCCTTCGTAAAAGGACCCTTTAGGATCCCTTACTTCTAAGACTGTATCATCATCTAATAAGAACATGTGGGAGAGGTGTATCTGTCTTTAAACTGTTCCCACTTTTCCTAAACTAACCCTCGAGGACATTGGCAGAAGAGAGTCCCGGTGGACACACGGTTCTGTGTTCCTCACGGCTTAGAAAGCAGATCTGGGCCGCGTGGATCTGACATGAGCCGCCGCCAATTATTTGAACTTTTATATTTAGTCCGGATCAGAGCGCCTTTCATCGACAGCATCGGATTTCATTGTGCAGAACTGTCTTCACCAGAGAGATTCGCCAGCAGTGGGCAGAGAGACGCCCCTCTGTGGCGGGGGCCCCCCCGGCCTCGCCGTCATCGGCTGGTCGGGGCGAATAACGTCTCCGGAGCGACGAATGAGCTCCGTCTTCTCTGGATACTTCACACGCGGGGCGCTTCAATGCGGAGCAGGTGGTGGAGTCTGTGTGGTGTCCTCGCCAGCATATTTTGTCATTGCACCTTCTGTTGCTTTACTGGgcctgtggaggaggaggaggaggaggaggaggaggagaggagtgacCTGTTTTAAACTCTGCTGTAACCCGGGTGGCCGGCCTGGTGTTGAATTTCAAACACAACAtgcagagagaagggagggggggctgtTTGGGATTCAGCAGCACACATGAAGGCGAGATGACCCCCTCCTCATTGGATTTAATTTCCCCCGTTGGCTTCGAAATAAGCGTTTTGAAATGTCAAGACGATCCGTTATTTGTATGCGGCGGCGGCtcccgggggagggggggcatttTGTTACTGATGATGTAGGCCATAAACAGTGAGTGCATGGTCACCTGGAGGACTGGTCTCCGGAATGACAGCCTGCTCCGGCTGCTCCAATCTCTGTTAATAGAAAAACGAGGGCGCCATTACCGACCAATCAAGTCACCGGCCACCAGTCGAACGCATgaatattttgataatcaaataatctctgctgtttttttgggagcCAAAATGCAATAATTTGCTGGTTTTCAGCTTCACAAATGTGAGGAGGTGGTGCTTTTTGTCGTAGTATGTGAGAGCACTGGATAAGACCAGTGTGGGCTAGGTTGCAAGTCGATGATCAAAACTGGTTAATGGCAGTGTTGTATTTGATGACATCCCTTTATTTGTCAGGTATTTTATTTGCTGCATTAGTCATAACCAGACCTTCCTGACTGAATTTGCTATGCATATAAACAGTTTGTCAAACGTTATCTTGTCGCAATATACGTAAATATTGTGATCTAAAATGACACCTAATGTACTGTGATGGATCATTTCATTCATAGCTCTTGTCCCACATCTCATTAAGCCGCTGAAGAGACAGATGCACTTTTAGGAGTTGgttgagaccaaaaacagagctaaaagagagttaACATTAGACAAGTATTGATCAGGGGGACAGAAACACGACTCAAAGTGCTAATGTTGCTCGAGAGATACCAGAAGACTGGTAGGCCTGTGGAAAACGGGGTCCGTGCACACAGCAGCTCCAGTAGCAGAGGGAACTACAGGATGGAAGATTCAGAGGAAGAGGTTACAGAAGCGCTAAACAGACACCTTTAAATAGACAATCTACTGTCTCTCAGTCCTCACTCTGTGGTTCAGCTCCAACGTCAGGCTGCTGAGGATTCATCTAACTCGCCTCCGACTGCCCACAGCTCGTCAATAATGCCAATTTTTACAGTTTTTGCTTACGTAATAGAAACCGCAGCTACatgttacaaataaaaagatatatatatatatatatatatatatatatatatatatatatatattcaatttagGCTCAGGGAGATCTTTATGAGGATTTATCGTCCATCAACGGAATCATATGGTGacgtaaacatatatatatatatcaagataTGGATATCCTGTTCaaggctggtctcatccagcgtTTGTAGCTATTCctacaaaaaaataagaatgtGCCGTGATTGGTAGATATCTCACGAAATCCTTTCATATGTTATCCAAATAAACTAGGAAGTATAAAGACCTAAAAAGCAAACACTTATCTTTCCTCCATGAGACCGCCGTTAGTCAACGTTGATTTATTAGCCACGTAATTTGCGTGCTTTCATGATTTCACGATCacttcctcaacctaactaatTCACGATCTTTTACTAagcctaactaagtatttcacgatcttttacTAAGTTGTTTCCCGtgaagtttatttaaaaaagaattgaCACGTGTTGCAGGATTTCGTGGGAAAACACacggggaaaagaaaagaaatctttCGTAAAATATCATACTTCGTCTAAATGGATAATAACAAGCACATAcacatttctcctcttttcatctGTCATGTATTTAATTCATACAAGAGTGTACAAAACCATGTGGTTATTTTTGATATTGACTGTTTATTCATTGAATGGCCAGATGTCCCAAATTTCATGATGAAATTGAAATGACCTGCATCGTGAGAGAAGATTTTGGCCATATGGCTCAGTCCTAGTTGAAGTCTAAAGGACTCCTTAAACTTGTGCTTAAGCTTTCACCACATCTGGGAATCTACAGCACTGGTGATCTGTCATGGAGAAGAAAAGTGTGCATTTCATGAATCAGCAGAGCCACGGTCAGATAGATCTCGGCAGCCTAAGTGCATGCAaagaaatattataaatatatatacagctgTTAATCACTTCTGTGTTATTGTATTTTGGTTTTACGTAACGTGAAGCCTCAGGACATTCTTGACTAATTGTTGAGAGGGAACCTTAATTCAGAGGGCAACACTGGAGGAGTCCTCGGCGTCGCAGTCACATTGGCTCATTTCCTGCTGAGAGCAggtttcagggtgtgtgtgcacacacacacacgcacaaaaacacacacatgcgcacagaaacacacacagacacacacacacacacacagaagcattCTGCTCCCTCTCCAGTCAGAGGGCCTGGCAGCAGGACGGCGAGCAGCCTCCTCTTGGGCGTGGAGTTGGCCCCCCTCGCTGGAGTCTGATCGTCAGGCAGCCGCTCCACACCCACCCCGCTCGCTTTCCAGAGCCAGTGAGACACACAGCGCTTCAGCTGCCGCGCACAACGCCCTCTTTCATCCCGCAGCCCCTCATTTGAAATGCTAAGATCGGCGCAACAGGAGGAAGCGTCTCGCCTCGGATCAAAGAGCCTCTTTGATATatccccctttctttctctctgtcttcctctccgtgtgtgtgtgtgtgtgtgtgtgtgtgtgtgtgtgtgtgtgtatgtgtgtgtgtggcgcacactaacacacacacacacacacacacacacgcgcgtgtgtgagtgcagGCATATTCACAAAGCAGGTGATTGCCATCCCGAACGGCAGATAAATTTGTGTCGTCTGTctgccgtctcctcctcctcgctctaaTTGCTCTGCTCCTTTTTTGTTCCACCTTgatcctctctccccctcctcctcctccccctcgccACGGCTGCTGAAACACAGCCATTGTAATCGCGCCCAAGTGCCGAGATAAAGGCCCGTTCCCTGCTTTCATTCTGTTccctgtgctctctctctctctcttgttaaATCCATCTCTCCAACCCCCTTCTCCCCCACCAACCTCTAGATAACAGGAGCCATCCTGCTGGCAGTGGGAGTATGGGGGAAGTTGATGCTGGGCCCGTACATCTCTCTGATCGCCGACAACTCCACCAACGCCCCGTACGTCCTCATCGGCACCGGGACCgtcatcattgtctttggcctGTTCGGATGCTTCGCCACCTGCAGAGGAAGCCCATGGATGCTGAAGCTGGTGAGATGCAgttgcagggggggggggggggttcacaggGAGAGAGATGCTGGTTAATTAGCCCTCAGGTCAAATGATAAAGGGAATAATGGCTGACCTCTATGCTGTAAAGAGGGATCAGAAATCCAATAGTTGCTGCAAGGCGCTTTGTTCTGTTAATGGTGCtcaagtgagtgtgtgcgtgtgtgtgcgtgtgtgtgcgtgtgtgtgcgtgtgtgtgcgtgtgtgtgcgtgtgtgtgcccgtgtgtgcgtgtgtgtgtgtgtgcaagcataGGAAAATGATACACTTAGGCAGAGGGTTTTCATGCAAACTATGCAAACCtgcgcctccttctcctctctctgcagtaTGCCATGTTCCTGTCGCTCGTCTTCCTCGCCGAGCTGGTGGCCGGGATCTCTGGATTCGTGTTTCGCCATGAGGTCAGCTACGCGATTCACCGTGCGACAACAAGTCTGACACACAGCACTCTTACGCTGTTTCCCAGTGCATACtgacctggtgtgtgtgtgtgtgtgtgtgtatatgtgtgtgtgtgtgtgtgtgtgtgtgtgttcgtcgtTGCGTGGCGCAGATAAAGGGGACCTTTCTCAGGACGTACACCGACGCAGTGCTGAACTACAACGCCGAGGACGAGGCGAGCCGCGCCGTGGATAACCTGCAGCACAGGGTGAGTCCGGCCCCCGGGCCACAGGGTCCTCAAGGTGGGGCAGCAAACCAAAACACAACCATGAATGttaaaatcattttatttgaaaGATTACACCAGAAACAGCACAATCTTTTTCCCATGAAAAGACTCAAAATAAAGTGGATTAATGCTAAGCACAGGTGTTGCCTATATATGAGTAGGCAAAGCCTGATAGAGCTTTTCTTGTCTCTgccatgacatttattttgagtcaTAAAATATAAAGGAAGGAATGAGTcaccaaatatgtattaaacCACAGCTGAAAATGGTCCACAATAAATGCACTCTTTATTA from Cyclopterus lumpus isolate fCycLum1 chromosome 21, fCycLum1.pri, whole genome shotgun sequence encodes:
- the tspan7b gene encoding tetraspanin-7b, whose product is METKPVITCLKTLLIVYSFVFWITGAILLAVGVWGKLMLGPYISLIADNSTNAPYVLIGTGTVIIVFGLFGCFATCRGSPWMLKLYAMFLSLVFLAELVAGISGFVFRHEIKGTFLRTYTDAVLNYNAEDEASRAVDNLQHRLRCCGVYNYTSWFGSVYYPSNGIPASCCFNSSDCNPDALRNTTLAPSKVYHQGCYELVTSFMETNMAIIAGVTFGIAFSQLIGMLLACCLSRIITANQYEMV